The genomic segment ATACGTACTGGTTGAGCAACCATTCGTAAAAGATACTGACAAGAAAGTAGCTGTTCTGCTGAAAGAAGCAGGTGCTACCTTGAAAGGTTTCGCTCGCTTCCAAGTAGGCGAAGGTATCGAGAAGAAACAAGAAGACTTCGCAGCTGAAGTAATGGCTCAAGTTAATAAGCAATAATAAAGGTTATAGGGAACACCTTCGTGTTCCCTATTTTCAAAGCGAGAGTTTCACTTTGTGTGAAACTCTCTGCATGTAAATAGCAGTGTGTACCTGTTCCCAATTAGAAGGAATGAAGACTGGGCACAGAGAATGATTCATGAATGGAGGCCGTTTCACATGCCACTTCCTGCCTATAAACGGGTTGTGTTAAAGTTGAGTGGGGAAGCTTTGGCGGGGGACTTAGGGTATGGTATTGACCCAAAGGTTATTTTCTCCGTCGCTAACCAGATCAAGGAAATCGTAGAATTGGGTGTACAAGTCGCAGTAGTCGTCGGAGGAGGTAACATCTGGCGCGGACTTTCCGGCAGCTCTAAAGGAATGGATCGGGCAACAGCCGATTACATGGGGATGCTGGCCACAATTATGAACTCACTCGCCTTGCAGGATGGGTTAGAAAAAGTGAACGTCCCGACTCGTGTTCAAACCTCGATTGAGATGAGACAGGTAGCAGAACCATACATACGCCGTCGTGCCATTCGTCATTTGGAAAAAATGCGTGTGGTCATCTTCGCTGCCGGTACTGGTAACCCTTACTTTTCAACGGATACGACAGCTGCTCTGCGTGCAGCTGAGATTGAAGCTGAAGTAATCCTGATGGCGAAAAACAAGGTAGACGGTGTGTACTCTGCAGACCCAAGCCTTGACCCGAACGCTAAGAAGTACGACCAGTTGACATTCCTGGAAGTGCTGAATAAAGGTTTAGGTGTCATGGATTCAACAGCGTCCAGCTTGTGCATGGATAACAGTATTCCGTTGATCGTCTTTAACATTTCTGAAGAAGGCAATATTCGTCGGGCAGTAATGGGCGACAAAATCGGTACTCTAGTGAAAGGGGAATAATTATGCCACAAACTGTGCTAAATGACATGGAAGATCGCATGAATAAAGCGATCAATGCTTTGAAAAGAGATCTGTCCAGCCTGCGTGCAGGTCGTGCGAACCCAGCGATGCTGGATCGTGTTACAGTAGACTACTACGGCACTCCAACGCCGATTAGCCAATTGGCAAACATCAGCGTACCAGAGCCGCGTATGCTGACTATCCAGCCTTGGGATAAAACGGCGCTCAAAGAAATTGACCGTGCGCTGCAACAATCGGATTTGGGAATTTCTCCATCCAACGATGGCGTGATTATCCGCCTGGTCATTCCTCCACTGACAGAAGAGCGTCGTAAAGAGCTCGTGAAGTTGGCAGGTAAAGGTGGAGAAGAAGCAAAGGTAGCGATTCGTAACATCCGTCGTGATGCAAACGATGAAATCAAAAAGCTTGAAAAAGCTGCTACCATTTCTGAGGACGATTCTCGTCGTCATCAGGAAACCATACAAAAAACGACGGATAAATTCATCGCCGAAGTTGACAAGATTGTTAAGGACAAAGAGAAAGACATTTTGGAAGTATAGGTAATGGTAATCCCCCTCGTTTGAGGGGGATGTACGTCTATATCTCTCATTACGGGGGAACACTTTATGTTAGAACATCTGGCGCGCAAATGGGGCCGCAAAGAAAAGCAATCGGAGCCAGCCGAGTTGGATCGTTCCGGTAAGATTCCGGAACATGTGGCGATTATTATGGATGGTAACGGTCGTTGGGCCAACAAGCGCAGTTTACCCCGGGTTGCCGGGCACCGTGCA from the Brevibacillus brevis genome contains:
- the frr gene encoding ribosome recycling factor produces the protein MPQTVLNDMEDRMNKAINALKRDLSSLRAGRANPAMLDRVTVDYYGTPTPISQLANISVPEPRMLTIQPWDKTALKEIDRALQQSDLGISPSNDGVIIRLVIPPLTEERRKELVKLAGKGGEEAKVAIRNIRRDANDEIKKLEKAATISEDDSRRHQETIQKTTDKFIAEVDKIVKDKEKDILEV
- the pyrH gene encoding UMP kinase — protein: MPLPAYKRVVLKLSGEALAGDLGYGIDPKVIFSVANQIKEIVELGVQVAVVVGGGNIWRGLSGSSKGMDRATADYMGMLATIMNSLALQDGLEKVNVPTRVQTSIEMRQVAEPYIRRRAIRHLEKMRVVIFAAGTGNPYFSTDTTAALRAAEIEAEVILMAKNKVDGVYSADPSLDPNAKKYDQLTFLEVLNKGLGVMDSTASSLCMDNSIPLIVFNISEEGNIRRAVMGDKIGTLVKGE